In a genomic window of Lycium ferocissimum isolate CSIRO_LF1 chromosome 9, AGI_CSIRO_Lferr_CH_V1, whole genome shotgun sequence:
- the LOC132031478 gene encoding protein GET4-like isoform X2 produces the protein MYKSTSARYASAERYSDALNVLQSGACLQLDKGQITCGAELSLLFAETLAKAKVPYDEDNLDRVRKIFKKFPRLSMPQHLELADDDDLQKLSEAIAAAKTRVEGCASFLKAAIKWSAEFGAHRYGSPELHDMLADYMYSESPEVDIGKVSFHFVRGMNPKKFASALVNFMGKCYPGEDDLAIVRSILMYLSLGNLRDANKLMDEVKMEVELKNLNFPSSEFTQFVNYLLLTLQRDALPLFNMLRQTYKSSIDRESMFNEMMGGE, from the exons ATGTATAAGTCCACTAGTGCCAG ATATGCGTCTGCCGAGAGATACTCTGACGCTTTGAATGTTCTTCAGTCCGGTGCTTGTTTGCAATTAGACAAGGGCCAG ATTACCTGTGGGGCAGAGCTTTCTTTACTGTTTGCTGAAACACTTGCAAAAGCAAAAGTTCCATATGACGAAGACAATCTTG ATCGTGTCAGGAAAATCTTCAAGAAGTTTCCTCGGCTTTCTATGCCACAACATTTGGAGCTTGCAGATGACGATGACTTGCAAAAGCTCTCTGAAGCAATTGCGGCAGCCAAAACACGAGTAGAAGGCTGTGCGTCCTTTCTGAAAGCCGCCATCAA GTGGTCAGCAGAATTTGGTGCGCATAGGTATGGATCTCCGGAGCTGCATGACATGCTGGCAGATTATATGTATTCAGAGTCCCCTGAAGTG GACATTGGTAAAGTATCGTTTCACTTTGTGAGAGGAATGAATCCAAAGAAATTTGCTTCAGCTCTTGTAAATTTCATGGGCAAG TGCTATCCAGGAGAAGATGATTTGGCTATCGTGCGGTCTATTCTGAT GTACTTGTCTTTGGGAAACCTAAGAGATGCTAACAAGCTCATGGATGAGGTGAAAATGGAAGTCGAATTGAAGAATCTTAACTTTCCTAGCTCAGAATTTACACAGTTTGTGAACTATCTCCTCCTGAC GTTGCAGAGGGATGCTTTACCTTTGTTTAACATGCTGAGACAAACCTACAAGTCGAGTATAGATAGAGAATCTATGTTTAATGAA ATGATGGGAGGCGAATAG
- the LOC132031478 gene encoding protein GET4-like isoform X3 — translation MFRERVRRVILPPISGGINIDKLEKVIKEGNYYGAQQMYKSTSARYASAERYSDALNVLQSGACLQLDKGQITCGAELSLLFAETLAKAKVPYDEDNLDRVRKIFKKFPRLSMPQHLELADDDDLQKLSEAIAAAKTRVEGCASFLKAAIKWSAEFGAHRYGSPELHDMLADYMYSESPEVDIGKVSFHFVRGMNPKKFASALVNFMGKCYPGEDDLAIVRSILMYLSLGNLRDANKLMDEVKMEVELKNLNFPSSEFTQFVNYLLLTLQRDALPLFNMLRQTYKSSIDRESMFNELLDEIAEKFYGVRRRNPLEGIGDFFKMMGGE, via the exons ATGTTCAGGGAGAGAGTCAGGCGAGTGATACTGCCCCCCATCTCAGGAGGTATT AATATCGATAAGTTGGAGAAGGTTATCAAAGAGGGAAATTACTATGGAGCTCAACAGATGTATAAGTCCACTAGTGCCAG ATATGCGTCTGCCGAGAGATACTCTGACGCTTTGAATGTTCTTCAGTCCGGTGCTTGTTTGCAATTAGACAAGGGCCAG ATTACCTGTGGGGCAGAGCTTTCTTTACTGTTTGCTGAAACACTTGCAAAAGCAAAAGTTCCATATGACGAAGACAATCTTG ATCGTGTCAGGAAAATCTTCAAGAAGTTTCCTCGGCTTTCTATGCCACAACATTTGGAGCTTGCAGATGACGATGACTTGCAAAAGCTCTCTGAAGCAATTGCGGCAGCCAAAACACGAGTAGAAGGCTGTGCGTCCTTTCTGAAAGCCGCCATCAA GTGGTCAGCAGAATTTGGTGCGCATAGGTATGGATCTCCGGAGCTGCATGACATGCTGGCAGATTATATGTATTCAGAGTCCCCTGAAGTG GACATTGGTAAAGTATCGTTTCACTTTGTGAGAGGAATGAATCCAAAGAAATTTGCTTCAGCTCTTGTAAATTTCATGGGCAAG TGCTATCCAGGAGAAGATGATTTGGCTATCGTGCGGTCTATTCTGAT GTACTTGTCTTTGGGAAACCTAAGAGATGCTAACAAGCTCATGGATGAGGTGAAAATGGAAGTCGAATTGAAGAATCTTAACTTTCCTAGCTCAGAATTTACACAGTTTGTGAACTATCTCCTCCTGAC GTTGCAGAGGGATGCTTTACCTTTGTTTAACATGCTGAGACAAACCTACAAGTCGAGTATAGATAGAGAATCTATGTTTAATGAA TTGCTAGACGAAATTGCAGAGAAGTTTTATGGCGTTCGACGTAGAAATCCTCTTGAGGGGATTGGAGATTTCTTCAAG ATGATGGGAGGCGAATAG
- the LOC132031478 gene encoding protein GET4-like isoform X1, whose translation MYKSTSARYASAERYSDALNVLQSGACLQLDKGQITCGAELSLLFAETLAKAKVPYDEDNLDRVRKIFKKFPRLSMPQHLELADDDDLQKLSEAIAAAKTRVEGCASFLKAAIKWSAEFGAHRYGSPELHDMLADYMYSESPEVDIGKVSFHFVRGMNPKKFASALVNFMGKCYPGEDDLAIVRSILMYLSLGNLRDANKLMDEVKMEVELKNLNFPSSEFTQFVNYLLLTLQRDALPLFNMLRQTYKSSIDRESMFNELLDEIAEKFYGVRRRNPLEGIGDFFKMMGGE comes from the exons ATGTATAAGTCCACTAGTGCCAG ATATGCGTCTGCCGAGAGATACTCTGACGCTTTGAATGTTCTTCAGTCCGGTGCTTGTTTGCAATTAGACAAGGGCCAG ATTACCTGTGGGGCAGAGCTTTCTTTACTGTTTGCTGAAACACTTGCAAAAGCAAAAGTTCCATATGACGAAGACAATCTTG ATCGTGTCAGGAAAATCTTCAAGAAGTTTCCTCGGCTTTCTATGCCACAACATTTGGAGCTTGCAGATGACGATGACTTGCAAAAGCTCTCTGAAGCAATTGCGGCAGCCAAAACACGAGTAGAAGGCTGTGCGTCCTTTCTGAAAGCCGCCATCAA GTGGTCAGCAGAATTTGGTGCGCATAGGTATGGATCTCCGGAGCTGCATGACATGCTGGCAGATTATATGTATTCAGAGTCCCCTGAAGTG GACATTGGTAAAGTATCGTTTCACTTTGTGAGAGGAATGAATCCAAAGAAATTTGCTTCAGCTCTTGTAAATTTCATGGGCAAG TGCTATCCAGGAGAAGATGATTTGGCTATCGTGCGGTCTATTCTGAT GTACTTGTCTTTGGGAAACCTAAGAGATGCTAACAAGCTCATGGATGAGGTGAAAATGGAAGTCGAATTGAAGAATCTTAACTTTCCTAGCTCAGAATTTACACAGTTTGTGAACTATCTCCTCCTGAC GTTGCAGAGGGATGCTTTACCTTTGTTTAACATGCTGAGACAAACCTACAAGTCGAGTATAGATAGAGAATCTATGTTTAATGAA TTGCTAGACGAAATTGCAGAGAAGTTTTATGGCGTTCGACGTAGAAATCCTCTTGAGGGGATTGGAGATTTCTTCAAG ATGATGGGAGGCGAATAG